Proteins encoded together in one Papaver somniferum cultivar HN1 unplaced genomic scaffold, ASM357369v1 unplaced-scaffold_117, whole genome shotgun sequence window:
- the LOC113329894 gene encoding protein ACCELERATED CELL DEATH 6-like isoform X2: MSRSPGNQNRNERPNSKAPETAELQRHLPLYRAAKKGDWQKANNHIVNNRDAVTARITISNDTALHIAAAQGHVKFVKELVNLMTCKQLELENSDGETALQGAVLAGNIESVKAMVEKNPKLTLLPDRYQYIPLLNAANYAPPKEQKKDIVEYLYTITSDNDDEEIFSGDSGRQIICSVIGAGFHDIAKDMIEKYEDLAIQNDSRRMNPCALDMMAASKAFLRRDELQFWDRLIYSLHFPSATPGISFKGDAENPPESSSFPYSTRVCGWISEEIRKLAKQVETGVLDVATKLGAVEVVMECLQSFPGLHWVKMGEDERDMFYSAVCARQEKIFNLVYQIHGFKKKLAASLDKQGSTILHMVAWTQSESPFVSSVYCVALRLQRDLQWFQEVESLLPPAHKIIRNSDKKTAQELFKEEHTPLFAEGEKWIKDTAQSCALVSVLIATVAFAAAFTVPGGYYGGDDKDNKGNPIFLYKKSFIVFAVTNALALFSSTSSLLSFVALLTSQYDHADFLESLPKKLMLGLLTLFISIIFMMVAFCATLFIVLGPRLPWLPVLLSSVAGVPIFLFLRSHILLFVTMFRRTYGPSIFDT, translated from the exons ATGAGCCGTTCACCGGGAAATCAAAATAGAAATGAAAGGCCAAACTCCAAGGCCCCAGAGACGGCGGAGCTCCAGCGACACCTACCATTGTACAGAGCTGCAAAGAAAGGTGATTGGCAAAAGGCTAACAATCATATTGTCAATAACAGGGACGCAGTGACTGCCCGGATTACGATCTCCAATGATACGGCTTTGCATATAGCTGCAGCCCAAGGACACGTCAAGTTTGTGAAGGAACTCGTGAACCTCATGACATGTAAGCAGCTTGAATTAGAAAACTCTGATGGTGAAACAGCACTTCAAGGTGCCGTGCTTGCTGGAAACATTGAATCTGTGAAAGCAATGGTGGAAAAGAACCCAAAATTAACACTTTTACCTGATAGATACCAGTACATTCCTCTGTTAAATGCTGCTAATTATGCTCCACCGAAGGAACAAAAGAAGGATATTGTCGAGTATTTGTACACCATCACGAGTGATAATGATGACGAGGAGATCTTCTCGGGTGATTCCGGTCGTCAAATCATATGTAGCGTAATTGGAGCTGGTTTCCATG aTATTGCCAAAGATATGATCGAGAAGTATGAAGATTTGGCTATTCAAAACGATAGTAggagaatgaatccttgtgcatTAGATATGATGGCAGCAAGCAAAGCATTTCTAAGAAGAGATGAACTGCAATTTTGGGATCGTCTCATCTACTCAT TGCATTTTCCTTCTGCTACGCCTGGCATCAGCTTCAAAGGAGATGCGGAGAACCCTCCGGAGAGTTCGAGCTTTCCCTATTCAACAAGAG TGTGCGGATGGATAAGTGAAGAAATCCGGAAACTCGCTAAACAAGTAG AAACAGGGGTCTTGGACGTGGCTACCAAGTTAGGGGCAGTTGAAGTTGTGATGGAGTGCTTACAAAGCTTTCCTGGTCTACATTGGGTTAAAATGGGGGAAGATGAAAGAGATATGTTTTACAGTGCAGTTTGTGCACGACAAGAAAAGATTTTCAATCTCGTATATCAAATCCATGGGTTCAAAAAGAAGTTGGCTGCCTCACTGGACAAACAAGGGAGTACGATCTTGCATATGGTTGCCTGGACACAAAGTGAATCTCCATTTGTAAGCTCAGTCTATTGTGTCGCTCTTAGGTTGCAGCGGGATCTTCAATGGTTTCAG GAGGTGGAAAGTCTTCTTCCACCAGCACACAAGATAATAAGAAACAGCGATAAAAAGACTGCTCAAGAATTATTTAAAGAAGAGCACACACCATTATTTGCTGAAGGAGAGAAATGGATAAAAGATACAGCTCAGTCATGCGCGTTGGTATCCGTACTCATAGCTACAGTTGCTTTTGCTGCAGCTTTTACAGTTCCTGGGGGCTATTATGGTGGCGACGATAAAGATAACAAAGGAAACCcaattttcttatacaagaagtCATTCATAGTGTTTGCCGTAACAAATGCATTGGCTCTTTTCTCTTCAACCTCGTCACTTCTTAGTTTTGTGGCTCTCCTGACATCCCAATATGATCATGCTGATTTCCTGGAATCTTTGCCGAAAAAGTTGATGCTTGGTCTTCTAACTCTCTTCATCTCTATAATCTTTATGATGGTGGCTTTTTGTGCAACACTTTTTATTGTACTTGGACCTAGACTCCCTTGGCTACCCGTTCTTCTATCTTCTGTTGCTGGTGTtcccatatttttgtttttacggTCGCATATCTTATTGTTTGTCACTATGTTTCGCCGTACGTATGGTCCTAGCATCTTTGATACATGA
- the LOC113329894 gene encoding uncharacterized protein LOC113329894 isoform X1 produces the protein MSRSPGNQNRNERPNSKAPETAELQRHLPLYRAAKKGDWQKANNHIVNNRDAVTARITISNDTALHIAAAQGHVKFVKELVNLMTCKQLELENSDGETALQGAVLAGNIESVKAMVEKNPKLTLLPDRYQYIPLLNAANYAPPKEQKKDIVEYLYTITSDNDDEEIFSGDSGRQIICSVIGAGFHDIAKDMIEKYEDLAIQNDSRRMNPCALDMMAASKAFLRRDELQFWDRLIYSLHFPSATPGISFKGDAENPPESSSFPYSTRVCGWISEEIRKLAKQVVPGIKIHNKKLMHDNAVALTKCIITKMKSLKNSSEIEEYFTETGVLDVATKLGAVEVVMECLQSFPGLHWVKMGEDERDMFYSAVCARQEKIFNLVYQIHGFKKKLAASLDKQGSTILHMVAWTQSESPFVSSVYCVALRLQRDLQWFQEVESLLPPAHKIIRNSDKKTAQELFKEEHTPLFAEGEKWIKDTAQSCALVSVLIATVAFAAAFTVPGGYYGGDDKDNKGNPIFLYKKSFIVFAVTNALALFSSTSSLLSFVALLTSQYDHADFLESLPKKLMLGLLTLFISIIFMMVAFCATLFIVLGPRLPWLPVLLSSVAGVPIFLFLRSHILLFVTMFRRTYGPSIFDT, from the exons ATGAGCCGTTCACCGGGAAATCAAAATAGAAATGAAAGGCCAAACTCCAAGGCCCCAGAGACGGCGGAGCTCCAGCGACACCTACCATTGTACAGAGCTGCAAAGAAAGGTGATTGGCAAAAGGCTAACAATCATATTGTCAATAACAGGGACGCAGTGACTGCCCGGATTACGATCTCCAATGATACGGCTTTGCATATAGCTGCAGCCCAAGGACACGTCAAGTTTGTGAAGGAACTCGTGAACCTCATGACATGTAAGCAGCTTGAATTAGAAAACTCTGATGGTGAAACAGCACTTCAAGGTGCCGTGCTTGCTGGAAACATTGAATCTGTGAAAGCAATGGTGGAAAAGAACCCAAAATTAACACTTTTACCTGATAGATACCAGTACATTCCTCTGTTAAATGCTGCTAATTATGCTCCACCGAAGGAACAAAAGAAGGATATTGTCGAGTATTTGTACACCATCACGAGTGATAATGATGACGAGGAGATCTTCTCGGGTGATTCCGGTCGTCAAATCATATGTAGCGTAATTGGAGCTGGTTTCCATG aTATTGCCAAAGATATGATCGAGAAGTATGAAGATTTGGCTATTCAAAACGATAGTAggagaatgaatccttgtgcatTAGATATGATGGCAGCAAGCAAAGCATTTCTAAGAAGAGATGAACTGCAATTTTGGGATCGTCTCATCTACTCAT TGCATTTTCCTTCTGCTACGCCTGGCATCAGCTTCAAAGGAGATGCGGAGAACCCTCCGGAGAGTTCGAGCTTTCCCTATTCAACAAGAG TGTGCGGATGGATAAGTGAAGAAATCCGGAAACTCGCTAAACAAGTAG TTCCAGGAATCAAAATACACAACAAAAAATTGATGCACGATAACGCTGTAGCATTAACGAAGTGCATTATTAcaaaaatgaagtctttaaagaATAGCTCAGAGATTGAAGAATATTTCACAGAAACAGGGGTCTTGGACGTGGCTACCAAGTTAGGGGCAGTTGAAGTTGTGATGGAGTGCTTACAAAGCTTTCCTGGTCTACATTGGGTTAAAATGGGGGAAGATGAAAGAGATATGTTTTACAGTGCAGTTTGTGCACGACAAGAAAAGATTTTCAATCTCGTATATCAAATCCATGGGTTCAAAAAGAAGTTGGCTGCCTCACTGGACAAACAAGGGAGTACGATCTTGCATATGGTTGCCTGGACACAAAGTGAATCTCCATTTGTAAGCTCAGTCTATTGTGTCGCTCTTAGGTTGCAGCGGGATCTTCAATGGTTTCAG GAGGTGGAAAGTCTTCTTCCACCAGCACACAAGATAATAAGAAACAGCGATAAAAAGACTGCTCAAGAATTATTTAAAGAAGAGCACACACCATTATTTGCTGAAGGAGAGAAATGGATAAAAGATACAGCTCAGTCATGCGCGTTGGTATCCGTACTCATAGCTACAGTTGCTTTTGCTGCAGCTTTTACAGTTCCTGGGGGCTATTATGGTGGCGACGATAAAGATAACAAAGGAAACCcaattttcttatacaagaagtCATTCATAGTGTTTGCCGTAACAAATGCATTGGCTCTTTTCTCTTCAACCTCGTCACTTCTTAGTTTTGTGGCTCTCCTGACATCCCAATATGATCATGCTGATTTCCTGGAATCTTTGCCGAAAAAGTTGATGCTTGGTCTTCTAACTCTCTTCATCTCTATAATCTTTATGATGGTGGCTTTTTGTGCAACACTTTTTATTGTACTTGGACCTAGACTCCCTTGGCTACCCGTTCTTCTATCTTCTGTTGCTGGTGTtcccatatttttgtttttacggTCGCATATCTTATTGTTTGTCACTATGTTTCGCCGTACGTATGGTCCTAGCATCTTTGATACATGA
- the LOC113330066 gene encoding uncharacterized protein LOC113330066, whose protein sequence is MAETLPKDILENIFSRLPIESTLQCERVCKTWRRIVGKSVGIVFTFKKTIPSSTKDLVTQLYYGDPRCETRIEKYYFENTLTPLVPALADPYGMVGSCNGLVCFKAEDPNYSKDGRAFGLAFICNNPITGEAVYIPGLGNREVSLHPPIGEFGYVGSTNEYKVVRIYFKASCVQVFTLGSHLGWRYKEERVPRYWFFSSQESGI, encoded by the coding sequence ATGGCGGAGACTCTTCCTAAAGATATCTTGGAAAACATATTTTCTCGCTTACCCATCGAATCCACCTTGCAGTGCGAACGAGTATGCAAAACTTGGAGAAGGATTGTCGGTAAAAGTGTAGGTATCGTTTTCACGTTTAAAAAAACTATACCATCTAGTACTAAGGATCTTGTAACACAGCTCTACTATGGAGATCCTCGATGCgaaactaggatagaaaaatattattttgagaataCACTTACACCATTAGTCCCTGCGCTAGCGGATCCCTATGGCATGGTTGGTTCATGCAATGGTTTAGTTTGCTTTAAAGCGGAAGATCCAAATTATTCTAAAGATGGTCGTGCATTTGGTCTTGCCTTCATATGTAATAATCCCATAACTGGAGAAGCTGTTTATATTCCTGGATTGGGGAACCGTGAGGTAAGTTTACACCCTCCAATAGGTGAATTCGGTTACGTTGGATCAActaatgagtacaaggttgttcgaATCTATTTCAAGGCATCATGTGTTCAGGTATTTACTCTTGGGAGTCACCTTGGATGGAGATACAAAGAAGAACGTGTCCCTCGCTACTGGTTCTTCTCATCCCAGGAGTCAGGTATCTAA
- the LOC113329894 gene encoding uncharacterized protein LOC113329894 isoform X3 yields MSRSPGNQNRNERPNSKAPETAELQRHLPLYRAAKKGDWQKANNHIVNNRDAVTARITISNDTALHIAAAQGHVKFVKELVNLMTCKQLELENSDGETALQGAVLAGNIESVKAMVEKNPKLTLLPDRYQYIPLLNAANYAPPKEQKKDIVEYLYTITSDNDDEEIFSGDSGRQIICSVIGAGFHDIAKDMIEKYEDLAIQNDSRRMNPCALDMMAASKAFLRRDELQFWDRLIYSLHFPSATPGISFKGDAENPPESSSFPYSTRVCGWISEEIRKLAKQVVPGIKIHNKKLMHDNAVALTKCIITKMKSLKNSSEIEEYFTETGVLDVATKLGAVEVVMECLQSFPGLHWVKMGEDERDMFYSAVCARQEKIFNLVYQIHGFKKKLAASLDKQGSTILHMVAWTQSESPFVSSVYCVALRLQRDLQWFQLLQFLGAIMVATIKITKETQFSYTRSHS; encoded by the exons ATGAGCCGTTCACCGGGAAATCAAAATAGAAATGAAAGGCCAAACTCCAAGGCCCCAGAGACGGCGGAGCTCCAGCGACACCTACCATTGTACAGAGCTGCAAAGAAAGGTGATTGGCAAAAGGCTAACAATCATATTGTCAATAACAGGGACGCAGTGACTGCCCGGATTACGATCTCCAATGATACGGCTTTGCATATAGCTGCAGCCCAAGGACACGTCAAGTTTGTGAAGGAACTCGTGAACCTCATGACATGTAAGCAGCTTGAATTAGAAAACTCTGATGGTGAAACAGCACTTCAAGGTGCCGTGCTTGCTGGAAACATTGAATCTGTGAAAGCAATGGTGGAAAAGAACCCAAAATTAACACTTTTACCTGATAGATACCAGTACATTCCTCTGTTAAATGCTGCTAATTATGCTCCACCGAAGGAACAAAAGAAGGATATTGTCGAGTATTTGTACACCATCACGAGTGATAATGATGACGAGGAGATCTTCTCGGGTGATTCCGGTCGTCAAATCATATGTAGCGTAATTGGAGCTGGTTTCCATG aTATTGCCAAAGATATGATCGAGAAGTATGAAGATTTGGCTATTCAAAACGATAGTAggagaatgaatccttgtgcatTAGATATGATGGCAGCAAGCAAAGCATTTCTAAGAAGAGATGAACTGCAATTTTGGGATCGTCTCATCTACTCAT TGCATTTTCCTTCTGCTACGCCTGGCATCAGCTTCAAAGGAGATGCGGAGAACCCTCCGGAGAGTTCGAGCTTTCCCTATTCAACAAGAG TGTGCGGATGGATAAGTGAAGAAATCCGGAAACTCGCTAAACAAGTAG TTCCAGGAATCAAAATACACAACAAAAAATTGATGCACGATAACGCTGTAGCATTAACGAAGTGCATTATTAcaaaaatgaagtctttaaagaATAGCTCAGAGATTGAAGAATATTTCACAGAAACAGGGGTCTTGGACGTGGCTACCAAGTTAGGGGCAGTTGAAGTTGTGATGGAGTGCTTACAAAGCTTTCCTGGTCTACATTGGGTTAAAATGGGGGAAGATGAAAGAGATATGTTTTACAGTGCAGTTTGTGCACGACAAGAAAAGATTTTCAATCTCGTATATCAAATCCATGGGTTCAAAAAGAAGTTGGCTGCCTCACTGGACAAACAAGGGAGTACGATCTTGCATATGGTTGCCTGGACACAAAGTGAATCTCCATTTGTAAGCTCAGTCTATTGTGTCGCTCTTAGGTTGCAGCGGGATCTTCAATGGTTTCAG CTTTTACAGTTCCTGGGGGCTATTATGGTGGCGACGATAAAGATAACAAAGGAAACCcaattttcttatacaagaagtCATTCATAG